A genomic segment from Tachypleus tridentatus isolate NWPU-2018 unplaced genomic scaffold, ASM421037v1 Hic_cluster_2, whole genome shotgun sequence encodes:
- the LOC143243157 gene encoding uncharacterized protein LOC143243157: MGIGGIVLVAACVMFECKDTSAKVVPADHHLTDTSVILSEYLLDGQILTMDTPTTHFGNYLTIPNSSPFFPTRKASIVSIMLERRQSSVCPPTSEPPSPLQAPNGPGLYLPLLTKSTPFPICLSSHQVEDEFVPSPQDIDLPDPDGCETPLHCSLDSIDIELYNSDSCLTVMAQVEPNHLASIESDGISDSASSEAERQTSAEFDKDGINEPLLHNKPCFFKTFEFPLSTAKPTLSGVSNQDSLSNKLISSHESSKDSPHSNEPKTFKSSEINFLGFKNKSYTNLKFLQKASSTDSKDYVLSNKEGTLSPIEKPLQHTEPKLIHNSSVEMKSLAILESEDEEEMKDDNGEQSPLLKDNKEDDIPTTSPNSKICKANEMINVEENSPTQINIFSSVSGCNPPSAGRVLQIGRGSNPPSAGRILQMRRGCNPPSAGRVVQMGRGCNPQQQVIGCNPPQQVTGVKENAIIPVVSVVDSSTGKLVNYSFANGKKCGIYS; this comes from the coding sequence TGTCATGTTTGAATGTAAAGACACCAGTGCTAAGGTAGTCCCAGCTGACCATCACCTCACAGACACTAGTGTAATATTGTCCGAATATCTGCTGGATGGACAAATATTAACAATGGACACTCCTACAACCCATTTTGGGAACTATTTAACCATTCCAAATTCATCTCCATTCTTCCCTACTCGCAAAGCCTCTATAGTTTCCATTATGTTAGAGAGAAGGCAATCTTCTGTATGCCCACCGACTTCTGAACCTCCTAGTCCTTTACAAGCTCCAAATGGACCTGGACTGTACCTCCCGTTACTTACGAAATCCACACCTTTTCCAATTTGTCTCAGTAGCCACCAAGTAGAGGATGAGTTCGTTCCTTCTCCTCAAGACATCGATTTACCGGATCCAGATGGTTGCGAGACCCCTCTCCATTGCTCTCTGGACTCTATAGACATAGAATTGTATAATTCAGACAGCTGTTTGACTGTTATGGCTCAGGTTGAACCCAATCACTTAGCATCAATAGAGAGTGATGGTATTTCAGATAGTGCATCATCAGAAGCAGAAAGACAAACTTCAGCTGAATTTGACAAAGATGGTATCAATGAACCTCTTTTACATAACAAACCATGCTTCTTTAAAACGTTTGAATTTCCTCTGTCAACTGCCAAACCAACGCTATCAGGAGTTTCTAACCAAGATTCTttgagtaataaattaatttcatcacATGAGAGTTCAAAAGATTCCCCACACAGTAACGAACCAAAGACGTTTAAAAGTTCAGAGATTAATTTTCTGGGTTTTAAAAACAAGTCATACACTAATCTGAAATTCCTTCAAAAGGCGTCTTCAACAGATTCAAAAGACTATGTTCTGAGTAACAAGGAAGGAACGTTATCCCCAATAGAGAAACCTCTCCAGCATACTGAACCTAAACTAATACATAACTCTTCTGTTGAAATGAAGTCTTTGGCCATTCTGGAAAGTGAAGACGAAGAAGAAATGAAAGATGACAATGGAGAACAATCCCCGTTACTTAAAGACAATAAAGAGGATGATATTCCAACAACTTCTCcaaacagtaaaatatgtaaagcTAATGAGATGATTAATGTAGAAGAAAATAGTCCCactcagataaatatattttcttcagtcAGTGGCTGTAACCCTCCTAGTGCAGGTAGGGTCCTCCAGATTGGCAGAGGAAGCAACCCTCCTAGTGCAGGTAGGATCCTCCAGATGAGAAGAGGATGTAACCCTCCTAGTGCAGGTAGGGTCGTCCAGATGGGCAGAGGATGTAACCCTCAGCAACAGGTGATTGGTTGTAACCCTCCGCAACAGGTGACTGGTGTCAAGGAGAATGCCATCATTCCTGTTGTTAGTGTAGTAGATAGTAGCACTGGAAAACTAGTAAACTATTCTTTCGCTAATGGCAAGAAGTGTGGAATCTACAGTTAG